Sequence from the Pseudomonadota bacterium genome:
TCTAAACTTGAAAAGGCTAGCGATTTAACAGAATATGGAAAAGGCCAATTTGATTTAATTAACTTTCTCCTAGCCGAATTAGACTAACTTTTTTCTAGTTTTTCTTTTATTTTCTCACCTCTCTCTGATAGTTGATAAATTCTTCCTAAATGATCTTCTGGATTTATGCACTTTGCTAAACCTTCTATTTTAAATCTTCTTAAAACTCTGCTTGTATCTGAAAGGCTCAAATCTGTCTTATTCTTTATCTCGGTTACAGTCATTGGTCTTTCCATAACTAAAAGAATTGTTTTTCTTTGTTTGCTTCTCATAATAAAACTATAATCTTTCCAAAATTGTTTATTAACCATTTTTTTACTACCTCTAATATAGTTTTTGCTTATTTATATCCTAAATTGGCAGAATATAGTTAGAAAGTAGGCAAAAAATAGGCAAGTTTTTAAATAAAGTAAACCTTATTTGCTTTATAACTTATAAAATAAAAAAAACGATACTGAGAAATTTCAAAAAAAGAAATTTCTTGTACCTCTTGGAAAACTAAGAAAGTGAAGAAAAATGCCCGAAACAATCTTAATCATCAATGCTGATGACGATTTAACTATGATGAAAAATATTTTAGATAAAGAAGGCTATGATATTAAGACAGCAACAAAGGGGTCTCAAGCTTTAGAACTTGTTAGAGAAAAAGCTTTTGATTTAATTCTACTAAATATCAAAATGCCCGCTCTTTCTGGTTATGATTTATTAAGAGATAATAGGTGGATAAGATGAATATTGTACAAGAATTATCTGAAAATCAGACTATTCTTTTGCTTATACCAAGTGTTGAATATAATTCTATAATCATTGGTATAGCAAAACAATTGTCTGAAAAAAAGGTATGTTATGTAACTTTAAACAAAACTTCTGGGAGTTTAAAGGAACAGTTTAAGAAAAAAAACGTTAATATAAAGAATATTGTTTTTATTGACGTTGTTTCTAAGACAATAAAAAAAGATTTTGATCACATGACCGGCTGTTACTTTGTGAGTAGTCAAAAAGTCTTAACTAAATTATCATCAACAATTTCTGAAATTCTAAAGCATGAGTTTGACTACCTCATTTTTGATTCCTTGACCAGTTTACTAATTTATCAGAAAACAGATTTGGTAGTTAAATTCATATTCAGCTTAATCAATAAAATCAAGGAAAGTAAAGTCAAAGCAG
This genomic interval carries:
- a CDS encoding ArsR family transcriptional regulator, which encodes MVNKQFWKDYSFIMRSKQRKTILLVMERPMTVTEIKNKTDLSLSDTSRVLRRFKIEGLAKCINPEDHLGRIYQLSERGEKIKEKLEKS
- a CDS encoding response regulator produces the protein MPETILIINADDDLTMMKNILDKEGYDIKTATKGSQALELVREKAFDLILLNIKMPALSGYDLLRDNRWIR